A stretch of DNA from Chloroflexota bacterium:
TTGTCGTTGCGCATCAAAATTCTGCGTGAACAGCCGTATTTCTCCGTCTTGCCCGACGCCGATCTGGAGTATTTGGCCGAGCAACTGATCGAACGGCGTTTCGCCAAGGGCGAGAACGTATTCCTTGAAGGCGACCCGTGCGACGGGTTGTATATCGTCTGCGAAGGGCAGGTGCGCATCTTCAAGCTTTCAGCGGATGGCCGCGAGCAGGTGCTGACCTACTGCGCCGGCCGGCAGTCGTTCAATGAGGTCGCGGTGTTCGACGGCGGCCCCAACCCGGCGCACGTTATCGCGGCGGCGCCGTCCATCATCTGGACTGTGCCACGCGAGTTGATCTTTGACATGCTACGCACCCGGCCGACGATGGCGAACGCCATTATTCAGAACTTCGCGCACCGCCTGCGGCACCTGGTCGGCCTGGTCGAGGACCTCTCACTGCGCCACGTCACGGCGCGGCTCGCCAAGTTGCTGGTCGAGGCGGCCTCCGGCGAACTGGACGTGCATGCCATGACGCAGCAGGAACTGGCCGCGCGGCTCGGCACCGTGCGCGAGATGGTGGCGCGCTCGCTGAAACTCATGGAAACGCGCGGGCTGATTCGCCTGGAGCGCGGCCGCATCGTAATCCTCGATCGGCAGACGCTCGAGAAGATGGTATGATCCCGGCCCTGGCGCGCGCACGC
This window harbors:
- a CDS encoding Crp/Fnr family transcriptional regulator encodes the protein MSLRIKILREQPYFSVLPDADLEYLAEQLIERRFAKGENVFLEGDPCDGLYIVCEGQVRIFKLSADGREQVLTYCAGRQSFNEVAVFDGGPNPAHVIAAAPSIIWTVPRELIFDMLRTRPTMANAIIQNFAHRLRHLVGLVEDLSLRHVTARLAKLLVEAASGELDVHAMTQQELAARLGTVREMVARSLKLMETRGLIRLERGRIVILDRQTLEKMV